Proteins co-encoded in one Sparus aurata chromosome 18, fSpaAur1.1, whole genome shotgun sequence genomic window:
- the LOC115569324 gene encoding uncharacterized protein LOC115569324 produces MAQGTVKTTNTVKMDALKEQINKLQAEIEENRGLLNQKDEEDLSWQELKKLTETKSKELVELQHEMNDTEEIKIPRHSERKSVPTEKFLAHQKEEQSKKERRLLSLYEQWKIKIRSTKENLKQNTTDMELAKMADTVENGKDDIMKIYYEIRQGTTPSADLRRKIDACEAVTKDIMKIINERLSGIDDVFDAEREKRKLRELHAHNYAHSIYGTASQSANSHFSEASVMAAKRAEAVAELAAKEAQCKLMEEERKQKEKIRMMESELERLQAERDREVARVRLESYDREIRQETDNQPLQQMNSLPTQQQDSKYNRQNPAIPSVYHQNPSIVPPNSPTDISSLAQAIQDSITINRLPMPMPTAFGGDPIHYIEWRASFMSLIDRKGISSADKLYYLKKYVSGPAHKCIEGTFYRDDDEAYRDAWNKLNQRYGQPFVIQRAFRDKLSKWPKVQTKDAEGLRAFSDFLNACLQAMPHVRGLEILNDCEENQKLTQKVPDWLAARWNRQVSIALMEGRDFPTFEDFAKFVSVEAEIACNPITSLHALHSSSSSYVKRNTNETKGNKVSVFSIQTNANTENTRSNYGKERPPCMWCKDEKHQLSKCSKFKEKSIEERRTFIKDNKLCYGCVKPGHNAKECRHRHTCELCKGRHPTCLHDENYKGHEEKDRPVSVERRKITANVNTASNCTNEIVTASPLCVTKEGQSYSTSMIVPVWISSASQPTKEQLVYALLDTQSDSTFIEREVSDELQPNTFPVQLKLTTMLGESMIMKSERVEGLRVRGYNSGIYIDLPPSYTKDCIPMNRDNIPTHQTAKQWPHLTAITDQIPPLLSCDVGLLIGYNCPRAIKPRQMIDGADNEPYAVLTDLGWSIVGCSTPGFNERQSSLCHRVTVKELPPVMPMDVISVLESDFKDTKGDDKTVSQEDLMFLSTLKDGIKKNAQGHYEMPLPFKKRPSLPDNKRLAEIRLSHLQRKFSRDEKYKRDYTTYMKEIIERGDVEEVPTDGTEGERWYIPHHGIYHPQKPDKLRIVFDCSAKYCGTSLNEHLLPGPDMINNLTGILIRFRQHPIALLCDIEKMFHQFHVQEEDRNYLRFLWWKDGDTTTQPQEYRMEVHLFGAVSSPGCANYGLKYLAKEHSHSHPVGAQFVTKDFYVDDGVTKPAPIRVCNRDKHKGLNIQ; encoded by the exons ATGGCTCAAGGGACGGTAAAGACCACAAATACAGTGAAAATGGATGCCTTAAAGGAACAGATAAACAAACTACAAGCAGAAATTGAAGAAAATAGAGGATTGCTAAATCAAAAGGATGAAGAAGACTTGTCATGGCAGGAATTAAAGAAGCTAACTGAAACCAAAAGTAAAGAACTAGTTGAGCTTCAACATGAAATGAATGACACTGAGGAAATAAAAATACCACGTCATTCAGAACGCAAAAGTGTACCCACAGAGAAGTTCCTGGCCCATCAGAAGGaagaacaaagtaaaaaagaaaggagactGCTTAGTCTTTATGAACAATGGAAAATTAAAATCAGATCAACTAAAGAAAACttaaagcaaaacacaacagatatGGAACTGGCTAAAATGGCAGACACTGTTGAAAACGGAAAGGATGACATCATGAAAATTTACTACGAAATAAGACAGGGTACCACCCCATCTGCTGATTTAAGACGCAAAATAGATGCCTGTGAGGCAGTCACTAAAGAcattatgaaaataatcaatgaaCGCTTATCCGGAATAGACGATGTCTTTGATGCAGAGCGTGAAAAGCGCAAACTCCGGGAGCTCCATGCTCATAACTACGCCCACTCCATTTATGGGACTGCTTCTCAGTCAGCTAATAGTCACTTCTCAGAAGCATCAGTCATGGCTGCAAAGAGGGCTGAAGCAGTCGCAGAGCTCGCTGCAAAAGAGGCTCAATGTAAATTaatggaggaagaaagaaagcagaaggaAAAAATAAGGATGATGGAGTCTGAATTAGAGCGTTTGCAAGCAGAAAGGGACAGAGAAGTAGCACGTGTCAGACTGGAAAGCTACGACAGAGAAATCAGACAGGAAACTGACAATCAGCCCTTACAGCAAATGAACAGTCTGCCTACACAGCAACAAGACAGTAAATACAACAGGCAGAACCCTGCCATCCCCTCTGTGTATCACCAAAACCCTTCCATAGTCCCACCAAATTCACCCACTGACATCTCCTCTTTAGCCCAAGCCATACAAGACAGCATAACCATTAACAGACTCCCCATGCCAATGCCCACAGCGTTTGGAGGAGACCCTATCCACTACATTGAATGGAGAGCTTCATTCATGTCACTGATAGATAGAAAAGGCATCTCATCAGCCGACAAACTTTATTATCTAAAGAAATATGTCAGTGGCCCTGCTCACAAATGTATTGAAGGTACCTTTTATCGAGACGATGACGAAGCATACAGAGATGCATGGAATAAGCTCAACCAACGCTACGGGCAGCCATTTGTCATTCAAAGGGCCTTCAGGGACAAACTGTCAAAATGGCCGAAAGTGCAAACCAAAGACGCTGAAGGGTTAAGGGCCTTCTCTGATTTCCTAAATGCCTGTCTCCAAGCCATGCCTCACGTGAGAGGTTTAGAAATCCTGAATGATTGTGAAGAGAATCAAAAGCTAACACAAAAAGTCCCAGATTGGCTAGCAGCACGCTGGAATCGTCAAGTCTCAATAGCTCTCATGGAAGGAAGAGACTTCCCCACTTTTGAAGACTTCGCCAAATTTGTGTCAGTGGAAGCGGAGATAGCATGTAACCCAATCACTTCCCTGCATGCTCTACACTCATCCAGCTCATCCTACgtcaaaagaaacacaaatgaaacaaaggGAAACAAAGTAAGTGTCTTCAGCAttcaaacaaatgcaaacactgaaaacacaaggTCAAACTATGGAAAAGAAAGGCCTCCCTGCATGTGGTGCAAAGATGAAAAGCATCAACTATCCAAGTGCTCAAAATTCAAAGAAAAATCCATCGAGGAACGACGAACATTCATAAAAGACAATAAACTGTGCTATGGATGTGTCAAACCAGGTCACAATGCCAAGGAATGTCGTCACCGTCACACTTGTGAGCTGTGTAAAGGAAGGCATCCCACCTGTCTACATGACGAGAATTACAAAGGGCATGAGGAGAAAGACAGACCTGTAAGCGTGGAAAGAAGGAAAATTACAGCAAATGTGAACACAGCTTCAAACTGTACAAATGAAATTGTGACTGCTAGCCCACTCTGTGTCACTAAAGAGGGTCAGTCATACAGCACCTCCATGATCGTCCCTGTGTGGATCTCCTCTGCCTCCCAGCCAACCAAAGAACAGCTCGTTTACGCACTGTTGGACACCCAGAGCGACAGCACCTTCATTGAGAGAGAAGTAAGTGATGAATTACAACCAAACACTTTCCCCGTGCAACTGAAACTCACTACTATGCTAGGAGAGAGCATGATAATGAAAAGTGAAAGAGTAGAAGGACTTCGTGTCAGAGGCTACAATTCAGGCATTTACATTGATCTCCCTCCTTCATACACAAAAGACTGTATCCCCATGAACCGTGATAACATACCTACTCatcaaacagcaaaacaatggCCTCACCTAACAGCAATCACAGATCAGATACCACCTCTCCTCAGCTGTGATGTCGGACTCCTCATTGGGTATAACTGTCCGAGAGCTATAAAACCCAGACAAATGATCGATGGAGCAGACAATGAGCCCTACGCCGTCCTCACAGACTTGGGGTGGAGCATTGTGGGCTGCTCTACACCTGGCTTTAATGAAAGACAGTCAAGCTTGTGTCACAGAGTCACGGTAAAGGAACTTCCTCCAGTAATGCCGATGGATGTGATAAGCGTCCTGGAGTCAGACTTTAAGGACACAAAAGGAGATGACAAAACTGTCTCACAAGAGGACCTCATGTTCCTGAGCACACTCAAGGATGGTATAAAGAAAAATGCCCAGGGACATTACGAGATGCCTCTTCCATTTAAAAAACGGCCCTCCCTACCTGACAACAAAAGGCTCGCTGAAATCAGGCTCAGTCATCTTCAACGGAAGTTCAGCAGggatgaaaaatacaaaagagaCTACACAACATACATGAAGGAAATCATAGAAAGAGGTGATGTGGAAGAGGTGCCCACAGATGGAACTGAAGGTGAGCGGTGGTATATTCCACATCATGGCATATATCACCCTCAGAAGCCTGACAAACTACGCATTGTGTTTGACTGCTCGGCAAAATACTGTGGCACAAGCTTAAATGAACACCTGCTCCCAGGGCCAGACATGATCAATAACCTAACAGGTATTCTAATAAGGTTCAGACAGCATCCCATTGCTCTTCTATGTGACATAGAGAAAATGTTTCACCAATTTCATGTCCAAGAGGAAGACCGCAACTACCTCCGGTTCCTCTGGTGGAAGGATGGAGATACAACAACACAACCTCAGGAGTACCGCATGGAAGTACACCTCTTCGGTGCGGTGTCATCCCCCGGGTGTGCGAACTATGGACTTAAATATCTAGCCAAAGAACACAGCCACTCACACCCAGTAGGAGCACAATTTGTTACAAAAGACTTTTATGTAGACGACGGAGTGACAA AGCCTGCCCCCATCAGAGTGTgcaacagagacaaacacaaaggacTTAACATTCAATGA
- the LOC115568382 gene encoding uncharacterized protein LOC115568382 encodes MCNQGTSWDEPLPERLKSRWESWQRDFTNLQKINITRCYLPADFGEVVETELHHFSDASTSGYGQCSYLRVKNKKGEIHCSLVIGKARVSPTKVTMIPRLELTAAVVSVSISNMLREELRIVDGKEYFWTDSKVVLGYINNDARRFHTFVANRVQKIRHCTNPQQWRYVPTDENPADGASRGKTVNELLTSDWFTGPMFLWEKEVPTENDAVPDLSIGDPEVKKAQALQTKTTEIMSLVDRLSKFSSWCRATRAVARLLRRVKKITSHALSTVSERESAERVIILDLQRQAYEEEIKSLSKGNQLQRSNKLHHLDAFLDTDGLLKVGGRLRHSSLNDSFKHPIVIPKEHHVTKLIIAHNHEKTKHQGKGFTINEIRASGYWIPGMSRAVTSYIHQCVICRKLRRAAEGQRMSDLPVERVEPSPPFTYCGMDCFGPFSTTQGRKQHKRYGLLFTCFCSRAIHIEMLEDMSTDTFINALRCFIALRGAVRQIQCDQGTNFVGAKNEFKTALQELDIQRLSTFLSQKQCDFIMNAPHSSHAGGVWERQIKTVKSVLSSTLSLSQGRLNDASLRTVLYEAMAIVNSRPLTVDNLNCPDSLEPLTPNHLLNMKSSTALPPPGTFPREDLYGAKRWRRVQFLLEQFWSRWKREYLHNITTRQRWHTPKRNLMVGDIVMDKDELLPRGEWRLARVKETVSGKDGLVRRVKISVGDKNLSKKGERLAKPSILERPVQKLVLLFEAT; translated from the coding sequence ATGTGTAACCAGGGCACTAGTTGGGATGAACCCCTGCCAGAGAGGTTAAAATCACGGTGGGAGAGTTGGCAACGTGATTTCACCAACctacagaaaataaacatcactcgCTGTTACCTACCTGCTGACTTTGGAGAAGTTGTGGAAACTGAATTACACCACTTCTCAGATGCGAGCACAAGCGGATATGGGCAATGCTCTTATCTGAGAGTCAAGAACAAGAAAGGAGAGATTCACTGCTCACTGGTGATAGGAAAGGCCCGTGTTTCTCCAACAAAAGTGACCATGATACCTCGGCTTGAATTAACCGCAGCAGTGGTTTCAGTCTCCATCAGTAACATGCTCCGAGAAGAATTGAGAATTGTTGACGGAAAAGAATACTTTTGGACTGATTCAAAGGTGGTGTTAGGCTACATAAATAACGATGCGCGGCGCTTTCACACTTTTGTAGCCAACCGGGTCCAGAAGATCCGCCACTGTACAAACCCACAGCAATGGCGCTACGTCCCTACGGATGAGAATCCAGCAGATGGAGCATCCCGAGGTAAAACTGTAAATGAACTACTTACCTCTGACTGGTTCACCGGCCCCATGTTTCTCTGGGAGAAGGAGGTACCCACGGAAAATGATGCAGTGCCAGACCTGTCCATAGGGGATCCAGAAGTCAAAAAGGCACAAGCCCTGCAAACAAAAACCACAGAAATAATGAGTCTTGTTGATCGCCTGTCCAAGTTCTCATCATGGTGCCGAGCTACCAGAGCTGTAGCCCGTCTGCTTCGACGAGTTAAAAAGATCACATCACATGCTCTTTCAACAGTGAGCGAAAGAGAAAGTGCTGAGCGTGTCATAATCCTGGATCTGCAAAGACAAGCATATGAAGAGGAAATCAAATCATTGAGCAAAGGTAATCAACTACAGCGTAGCAACAAATTACACCACCTTGACGCTTTCCTCGACACCGACGGTCTCCTCAAGGTGGGAGGACGGCTCCGCCACTCGTCACTCAATGACTCCTTCAAGCATCCAATTGTCATTCCTAAAGAGCACCATGTGACAAAGTTAATAATAGCTCACAAccatgaaaagacaaaacatcaaGGAAAAGGATTCACAATAAATGAAATCAGAGCCAGTGGATATTGGATTCCTGGAATGAGCAGAGCAGTAACATCATACATCCATCAGTGTGTGATCTGTCGTAAACTCAGGAGAGCTGCAGAGGGTCAAAGAATGAGTGACTTACCTGTAGAACGTGTCGAGCCCTCCCCTCCTTTCACATACTGTGGTATGGATTGCTTTGGCCCTTTTTCGACTACACAGGGAAGAAAACAGCATAAACGATACGGCCTGCTCTTTACCTGTTTTTGCTCACGAGCCATTCACATCGAGATGTTAGAGGATATGTCCACAGACACCTTCATCAACGCCCTACGATGTTTCATTGCTCTCCGTGGTGCAGTCCGTCAAATTCAGTGTGATCAGGGCACCAATTTTGTTGGTGCCAAGAATGAATTCAAGACAGCTTTACAAGAACTTGACATACAGAGACTGAGCACattcctgtcacagaaacagtgTGATTTCATCATGAATGCACCTCACTCCAGTCACGCAGGGGGCGTGTGGGAACGCCAGATAAAGACTGTCAAAAGTGTTCTGAGCTCTaccctgtctctgtctcaagGCAGACTCAACGATGCTTCATTAAGGACTGTACTGTACGAAGCCATGGCCATAGTCAACAGCCGACCCCTCACTGTTGATAACTTGAACTGCCCTGACAGCCTTGAACCTCTCACCCCCAATCATCTCCTCAACATGAAGTCCAGTACAGcactccctccaccaggcacgTTCCCTAGAGAGGACCTGTATGGAGCAAAGAGATGGCGTCgtgtacagtttttattggaaCAGTTTTGGAGTAGATGGAAACGAGAATATCTCCACAATATCACCACAAGGCAGCGGTGGCACACGCCAAAAAGAAATCTAATGGTAGGTGATATAGTGATGGACAAAGATGAACTGTTACCCAGAGGTGAATGGAGACTCGCAAGAGTCAAAGAGACTGTCAGCGGCAAGGATGGACTTGTAAGAAGAGTGAAAATCTCAGTAGGAGATAAGAATCTGAGCAAGAAGGGTGAGCGTCTTGCCAAACCTTCAATATTGGAACGCCCAGTGCAGAAGTTAGTTCTGCTTTTCGAAGCTACTTGA